A region of Pyxidicoccus parkwaysis DNA encodes the following proteins:
- a CDS encoding CHAP domain-containing protein, which produces MLLLRLRLLAAIPLCALVGCATVKSRAAEPPVAMAPEAVTAPTVEPVPAMAADSHAEDGQAGTVTVATVETPSSVPAMVREAPVEPVSVAEASQKVRLVTSGVFAAALQAASLVTGPASTTGRFWDELLSPSELGRSIVQRSIQLVGERNLGRVSRSVPNDCSGFVRLAYLAAGIDLVAHGFLAGENAVSAIFRRALDVGTVHHTAPRPGDLVFFRETYDRNRDGRRNDGMTHIGVVESVDADGTVTFIHRGGKGVARGRLNLSAPAKHQLANGGPILNDFIRPATKTTRAYLAGELFAAFASPEGL; this is translated from the coding sequence ATGCTGTTGCTTCGCCTGCGCCTGCTCGCCGCCATCCCTCTCTGCGCCCTCGTGGGCTGTGCCACCGTGAAGTCCCGTGCGGCGGAGCCTCCGGTGGCCATGGCGCCCGAGGCAGTGACGGCTCCCACGGTGGAGCCGGTGCCGGCGATGGCCGCCGACTCCCACGCGGAGGATGGGCAGGCAGGCACGGTGACGGTGGCCACGGTGGAGACGCCGTCGTCCGTTCCGGCCATGGTGCGCGAGGCCCCGGTGGAGCCGGTCTCCGTGGCCGAGGCCTCGCAGAAGGTGCGGCTGGTGACGTCGGGCGTGTTCGCCGCCGCGCTCCAGGCCGCGAGCCTGGTGACGGGCCCGGCCAGCACCACGGGCCGCTTCTGGGACGAGCTCCTGTCGCCCTCGGAGCTGGGGCGCTCCATCGTCCAGCGCTCCATCCAGCTCGTCGGTGAGCGCAACCTGGGCCGTGTCAGCCGCAGCGTGCCGAATGACTGCTCCGGCTTCGTGCGGCTGGCGTACCTCGCGGCGGGCATCGATTTGGTGGCCCATGGCTTCCTCGCCGGGGAGAACGCCGTGTCCGCCATCTTCCGCCGCGCGCTGGACGTGGGCACGGTGCACCACACGGCGCCGCGCCCCGGGGACCTCGTCTTCTTCCGCGAGACGTATGACCGCAACCGCGATGGCCGGCGCAATGACGGCATGACGCACATTGGCGTCGTCGAGTCGGTGGACGCGGACGGCACCGTCACCTTCATCCACCGCGGCGGCAAGGGCGTGGCGCGCGGGCGGCTCAACCTGTCCGCTCCCGCGAAGCACCAGCTCGCCAACGGCGGGCCCATCCTCAACGACTTCATCCGCCCCGCGACGAAGACCACCCGCGCCTACCTGGCCGGAGAGCTGTTCGCCGCGTTCGCTTCCCCTGAGGGCCTGTAA